From one Lolium rigidum isolate FL_2022 chromosome 4, APGP_CSIRO_Lrig_0.1, whole genome shotgun sequence genomic stretch:
- the LOC124705643 gene encoding pentatricopeptide repeat-containing protein At3g12770-like translates to MRPLPAFVAGRLAAVRADPCGVPLPVFNSLLSAVASSHSHSHLPLHLFRRLLLPRRRPDAFTLSSLASSFLQLVSSRSRSHAAASLHAFSLRLGLLHADPVLTNSILLLYLRLSHSLTNALHLFDEMPVRTASTYNALISYSPPDASDIWPFVRHMVTHDGLTPDRFTLSALLSSSSMMSQHHGRELHCFAIKAGMCSDIDFHVTSGLVSMYCRVRQPRLARRVFDRMQRRNVVSWTAMVGGYSENGMFQDVVNAFRSMWLVDAILPNRIALISVLSACSGGLMGLAQGMQVHGFALRMGLYGEISLNNALIDMYAKGGALRYARRVFDDDTWRKDIISWGSMLLGYGLHGMGAEAVALFDHMRASGVKPDSIIGLGVLSACCRAGLVLEGLEIYNSLLKDHKVQPTQEMSACVVDLLGRSGLIHHALDFIKSMTVQPGPSVWGALLDASVIHSNKEAQDLACKSLLTMEQGSPSNLVLVSNLYANSGRWNIVEQVRAKIKQGTLKKTPGRSWVKPAT, encoded by the coding sequence ATGCGTCCACTCCCGGCGTTTGTGGCAGGTCGCCTCGCCGCCGTCCGCGCGGATCCCTGCGGCGTCCCGCTCCCCGTCTTCAACTCCCTACTctccgccgtcgcctcctcccactcccACTCCCATCTCCCGCTCCACCTCTTCCggcgcctcctccttcctcgccgccgtccGGACGCCTTCACACTATCCTCCCTCGCCTCCTCCTTCCTACAACTCGTCtcctcccgctcccgctcccacGCCGCCGCTTCTCTCCACGCCTTctccctccgcctcggcctcctacaCGCCGACCCCGTCCTCACCAACTCCATCCTCCTTCTCTACCTCCGCTTGTCCCACAGCCTCACCAACGCGCTCCACCTGTTTGACGAAATGCCCGTCCGCACCGCATCCACTTACAACGCGCTCATCTCCTACTCCCCACCAGACGCTTCCGATATCTGGCCCTTTGTGCGTCACATGGTCACACACGACGGGCTCACCCCGGACAGGTTCACGCTCTCGGCGCTTCTCTCTTCATCATCCATGATGTCCCAGCACCATGGCAGGGAACTGCACTGCTTCGCTATCAAGGCTGGGATGTGCAGCGATATCGATTTCCACGTTACCAGCGGGCTCGTCTCCATGTACTGCAGGGTTCGCCAGCCACGCCTTGCACGGCGGGTTTTCGACAGGATGCAGCGCAGAAATGTCGTTTCCTGGACAGCGATGGTGGGAGGGTATTCGGAGAATGGAATGTTTCAGGATGTAGTCAATGCTTTCCGATCAATGTGGCTGGTCGATGCTATTTTGCCGAATAGGATTGCCTTGATCAGTGTACTCTCTGCTTGTAGCGGCGGCCTCATGGGCTTGGCGCAGGGTATGCAAGTGCATGGTTTCGCACTGAGGATGGGGCTATACGGGGAGATATCTCTCAACAATGCTCTCATTGACATGTATGCAAAGGGCGGAGCCTTGCGTTATGCAAGGCGTGTCTTTGACGATGATACTTGGCGCAAAGATATCATCTCGTGGGGTTCAATGCTACTGGGTTACGGCCTTCATGGTATGGGTGCAGAAGCAGTTGCGCTGTTTGATCATATGCGTGCTTCTGGGGTTAAGCCAGATAGCATAATTGGTCTGGGCGTGCTTTCAGCTTGCTGCAGGGCGGGCTTGGTGTTGGAGGGACTCGAGATATACAACTCCCTGCTCAAGGATCACAAAGTTCAACCAACCCAGGAGATGTCTGCCTGTGTAGTTGATTTACTGGGACGTTCTGGGCTCATTCACCATGCCTTGGACTTTATCAAGTCAATGACCGTACAGCCAGGACCTAGTGTTTGGGGAGCACTTCTGGATGCCTCTGTTATTCACAGTAACAAAGAAGCTCAAGACttggcttgcaaatctcttcttacAATGGAACAAGGAAGTCCATCAAATCTTGTCTTAGTATCTAACCTATATGCCAATTCTGGTAGGTGGAATATTGTTGAACAAGTGAGGGCAAAGATTAAACAGGGCACATTGAAGAAAACACCTGGGCGTAGTTGGGTAAAGCCAGCAACATAG
- the LOC124650524 gene encoding ent-copalyl diphosphate synthase 1, chloroplastic-like, which yields MAQPASMKLHLSPAVAVKAPFVHVGRPRPRALAKAGPCRALAKEDASHGVVEPAGTRGARRRTQATNVSSAAAAKGLQIDPVDKFQILKRQEEARVIPEAPGSEFQQPLIEQVRAMLGSMEDGEITVSGYDTAWVALVPRLDGGEGPEFPESLRWILDHQLPDGSWGDAALFSAYDRITNTLGCVVALTKWSLGSENCKRGLAFLEENIWRLAEEDPEEMPIGFEIAFPSTLETAKGLGIPFPYDHGVLQTIYANREIKLKKIPMEVMHSFPTTILHSLEGMPGVDWERILKLQSSDGSFLFSPSATAYALMQTGDAKCYEYINRMLKKFDGGVPNVYPVDLFENIWAVDRLERLGLSRYFKKEIKQCLDHVHRHWTEKGICWARNSEVQDVDDTAMAFRLMRLHGYDISPSVFEHFEKDGKFFAFVGQSTQAVTGMYNLNRASQVSFPGEDVLERAATFSHEFLRRRQAEGTICDKWIIAKDLPGEVEYTLDFPWYASLPRVEARFYIEQYGGEDDIWIGKTLYRMPLVNNNIYLDLAKRDFNRCQIQHQLEWHGLQKWFTENGLEAFGVTSGDVLKTYFLAAASIFEPNRATERLAWARVSVLANVISKYLRNDSSGNKVLEQFMHGSLYEGETDVSGLNGDAKEEIIVGALEKLVDLMAQEAPGDGTMYVNNLLRCAWIEWMMQQTNIEEDINGTTSVNQAESFMVHDKQTCLLLVKIIEICVGRIGEASSMVNSIDGTWFIQHASSICDTLHHKMLLSQDAEKNDAVIRHMDKKIRFDMQELAQNILQTDDDEPSSKTKQTFLSVVKSCYYATNCPSDILDKHVSKVIFEHII from the exons ATGGCGCAGCCAGCCAGCATGAAGCTCCACCTctcgccggcggtggcggtgaaGGCGCCGTTCGTCCACGTCGGGAGACCTCGGCCACGAGCTCTCGCCAAAGCAG GTCCATGCCGCGCCCTCGCCAAAGAAGATGCTAGCCATGGCGTGGTGGAACCCGCCGGCACGCGCGGCGCGAGGCGCAGAACGCAGGCCACCAACGTATCCAGTGCCGCTGCTGCTAAAG GGCTGCAAATCGACCCGGTCGACAAGTTTCAGATCCTAAAACGCCAGGAGGAAGCACGTGTCATTCCTGAG GCTCCCGGTTCAGAGTTCCAGCAACCACTGATCGAGCAGGTGAGGGCGATGCTGGGGTCGATGGAGGACGGCGAAATCACCGTGTCAGGCTACGACACCGCCTGGGTGGCCCTGGTGCCGAGGCTGGACGGCGGCGAGGGTCCCGAGTTCCCGGAAAGCCTCCGATGGATCCTAGACCACCAGCTTCCCGATGGCTCCTGGGGCGACGCGGCGCTCTTCTCCGCATATGATCGGATCACCAACACCCTCGGCTGCGTCGTGGCTCTCACCAAGTGGTCGCTTGGCTCCGAGAACTGCAAGAGAGGTCTAGCTTTTCTCGAGGAGAACATATGGAGGCTGGCAGAGGAAGACCCGGAGGAGATGCCCATCGGCTTCGAGATCGCTTTCCCTTCTACCCTGGAGACGGCCAAGGGCTTGGGCATTCCGTTTCCGTATGACCACGGGGTGCTGCAGACCATATATGCCAACAGAGAAATTAAGCTCAAGAA GATTCCGATGGAGGTGATGCACAGCTTCCCAACGACGATCCTGCACTCCCTCGAAGGGATGCCCGGGGTGGACTGGGAAAGGATTCTCAAGCTCCAGTCCAGCGAtggctccttcctcttctctccttccgCAACGGCCTACGCTCTCATGCAGACCGGTGATGCCAAGTGCTATGAATATATCAATAGAatgctcaagaaattcgatggaggGG TTCCCAACGTCTACCCGGTTGATCTCTTCGAGAACATCTGGGCCGTCGATCGATTGGAACGCCTCGGCCTCTCCCGCTACTTCAAGAAAGAAATCAAGCAGTGCCTGGACCATGTGCACAG ACACTGGACTGAAAAGGGGATCTGCTGGGCGAGGAACTCCGAGGTCCAGGATGTGGATGACACAGCCATGGCGTTCCGGCTAATGCGGCTGCACGGATACGACATCTCCCCAA GTGTGTTTGAGCATTTTGAGAAGGATGGCAAGTTCTTCGCTTTCGTGGGGCAGTCGACGCAGGCGGTCACCGGGATGTACAACCTCAACAGGGCCTCTCAAGTGAGTTTCCCTGGGGAGGATGTGCTGGAGCGCGCAGCCACATTCTCGCACGAGTTCCTTAGAAGAAGACAGGCCGAGGGAACCATCTGTGATAAATGGATCATTGCCAAGGATCTACCAGGCGAG GTAGAATATACATTGGACTTCCCATGGTATGCAAGCTTGCCACGCGTAGAAGCAAGATTCTACATAGAGCAATATGGTGGTGAGGATGATATCTGGATTGGGAAGACACTCTACAG GATGCCGCTTGTGAACAACAACATTTATCTTGACTTGGCAAAACGTGATTTCAACCGTTGCCAAATCCAGCATCAACTTGAGTGGCATGGCCTACAAAA ATGGTTCACTGAAAATGGCCTCGAGGCTTTTGGGGTGACTTCAGGAGATGTTTTAAAGACTTATTTTCTGGCCGCCGCTTCCATATTTGAACCAAACCGTGCGACGGAACGACTTGCATGGGCCAGGGTGTCAGTTCTCGCCAACGTTATTTCTAAATACCTTCGCAACGATTCGTCGGGTAATAAAGTGCTGGAACAGTTTATGCATGGCAGTCTCTATGAAGGAGAAACTGATGTATCCGG GCTTAATGGAGATGCAAAAGAAGAAATTATTGTTGGTGCCCTTGAGAAACTTGTTGATTTAATGGCACAAGAGGCACCTGGTGACGGAACGATGTACGTCAACAATTTGCTGCGTTGCGCT TGGATTGAATGGATGATGCAGCAAACAAATATTGAAGAAGACATAAATGGTACGACAAGTGTTAACCAAGCAGAGTCCTTCATGGTCCATGACAAACAAACATGTTTGCTTCTAGTTAAAATTATCGAGATTTGTGTTGGACGAATCGGTGAAGCATCATCTATGGTGAATAGTATAGACGGTACTTGGTTTATTCAACACGCGTCCTCTATTTGTGACACTCTTCACCACAAGATGTTACTCTCCCAG GATGCTGAGAAGAACGATGCAGTAATAAGACATATGGACAAGAAAATTCGGTTCGACATGCAAGAACTTGCCCAAAATATTCTTCAGACTGATGATGATGAACCAAGTAGCAAGACGAAGCAGACCTTCCTGAGTGTTGTGAAAAGTTGTTACTATGCTACCAATTGCCCATCCGACATCTTGGATAAACATGTTTCGAAAGTTATTTTTGAACATATTATTTGA
- the LOC124646733 gene encoding chromatin structure-remodeling complex protein BSH-like: MKTVSMGAPRSSTVKFRMPTRDNLVPIRVDVEVDGQRYRDAFTWNPRDPDTEIMSFAKRTAKDLKLPTSFVPQMFHSIQGQLADFRSYEGQDMQVKEKIVPLKIDLRVNNTVVRDQFLWDIGNLESDPEEFARTLCDDLNITDPEVGPAIAVSIREQLYEIASQSVSAMREAKMSKKRRAPEFASNSKAMNNAVDMFKYFGSKGSVIRKRKEWYLYAPVVDVISNEKTVVVAKDEAKL; this comes from the exons ATGAAGACGGTGAGCATGGGCGCCCCCAGGTCCTCCACCGTCAAGTTCCGCAT GCCGACGAGGGACAACCTGGTGCCGATACGCGTCGACGTCGAGGTGGACGGCCAGCGCTACAGGGACGCCTTCACCTGGAACCCTCGCG ATCCCGACACAGAGATCATGAGCTTCGCCAAGAGGACGGCCAAGGACCTGAAGCTGCCGACCAGCTTCGTCCCCCAGATGTTCCACTCCATCCAG GGGCAATTGGCCGACTTTCGTTCCTACGAGGGGCAGGATATGCAGGTCAAAGAGAAGATTGTGCCCCTCAAG ATTGACCTCCGGGTGAACAACACTGTAGTGAGAGACCAGTTCTTGTGG GATATAGGCAACCTTGAAAGCGATCCTGAGGAATTTGCAAGGACCTTATGCGATGATTTGAACATTACAGATCCTGAAGTTGGG CCTGCTATTGCTGTTTCCATCCGCGAGCAGCTTTATGAG ATTGCTAGTCAGAGTGTTTCAGCTATGAGAGAAGCTAAAATGTCAAAGAAGAGGCGAGCACCGGAATTTGCTTCAAATAG TAAAGCTATGAATAACGCAGTGGACATGTTCAAGTAttttggaagcaaagggagcgtcATCCG GAAAAGGAAGGAGTGGTACCTGTATGCGCCTGTTGTTGATGTTATTTCTAACGAGAAAACTGTAGTTGTTGCAAAGGATGAAGCTAAACTCTAG